The stretch of DNA ATCCCGGGGGCGGGGACGGCGGTGCAGAGGTCCCCCGGGGGGTTCCTCCAGCTCCCCGGGCCGGCCGTGCCGTGAGCACGATCTCCGGAAGGTGGGGGATGGAGAAACGGGTGGAGCGGGTGCGGCCGTGGGCAGGGGTCAGGCGACCGGGATGACCGGGGTGACGCCCTCGCGGTGCACGGTGCCCTCGATCAGGCCGTACATGCGGTCCGCCGCGTAGTACACCTCGTTGTCGTTCTCCAGCCCGAAGGGGGAGAGGTCGACGAGGAAGTGGTGCTTGTTCGGGAGCTCCAGGCGGACCTCGTCCACCTCGGCCCGGTTGTTCAGCACCCGGGTGCCCATCGCGTGCAGGGTCTGCTGCAGCGAGTAGGAGTAGGTCTCGGCGAAGGCCTCCAGGAGGTGGCGCTTCACGTGCTGGTAGGAGCGGTTCCAGTTCGGCTGGGCCTCGCCGTCACGGCCGCTGAAGCCGTACTTCCAACGGGCCGTCACCTGGGTGGCCAGGATCCGGTCGTACGCCTCCTGGAGGGTGGTGTACTTGTCCTTGATGTAGCCCCAGAACTCCGAGTTGGTGGAGTTCATCACGACCAGGTCCTTCAGGCCCGAGACGACCTGCACGTTCGTGCCGTCGTAGACGATCTCGCTGGTGCGGGTCTCCTGGC from Kitasatospora sp. MMS16-BH015 encodes:
- the pucL gene encoding factor-independent urate hydroxylase; this encodes MAHVLGQNQYGKAENRIVRVYRDSTRHEIKDLNVSVSLQGEFEDVHLTGSNANCLPTDTTKNTVYAFAKEYGIESAEAFGILLARHFVDDTERGVVHSARIRIEEYSWDRIRTPDSSARFIGSEEVGHSFVRTGQETRTSEIVYDGTNVQVVSGLKDLVVMNSTNSEFWGYIKDKYTTLQEAYDRILATQVTARWKYGFSGRDGEAQPNWNRSYQHVKRHLLEAFAETYSYSLQQTLHAMGTRVLNNRAEVDEVRLELPNKHHFLVDLSPFGLENDNEVYYAADRMYGLIEGTVHREGVTPVIPVA